One Ranitomeya variabilis isolate aRanVar5 chromosome 5, aRanVar5.hap1, whole genome shotgun sequence DNA window includes the following coding sequences:
- the RHNO1 gene encoding RAD9, HUS1, RAD1-interacting nuclear orphan protein 1 has protein sequence MPPKKRSACNPRKPRLLFLETPQDGAVHEYGAAPSKAENPKYVPTRPLDHNSSTSWVSPQFDQGLQLPFPPRQRRLRHVSNSSSSAAHSRAGDVNQSRLRAAGRKPSVCRFPPLPFSTAEILETPPVGSTRRRTEHNVPTAVPTSLPGPEGHNCSRIPSPPDIRTPEMSPNQNPLLSPCAAETPLIRRRAGAPDTPPAAGPGQILVEDTPEHEYGLRLTWRRRQGLMTFLKSRGRLKSNQILVKP, from the exons ATGCCGCCCAAGAAACGCAGCGCCTGTAACCCGCGGAAGCCTCGCCTGCTCTTCCTGGAGACCCCGCAGGACGGTGCGGTCCACGAGTACGGGGCGGCGCCCAGCAAAGCCGAGAACCCCAAATATGTCCCCACCAGACCCCTGGATCACAACTCCTCCACGTCCTGG GTTTCCCCGCAGTTCGATCAGGGATTACAGCTGCCCTTTCCTCCTCGCCAGCGCCGCCTCCGCCATGTCTCCAACAGCAGCAGCTCCGCCGCACACAGCCGCGCCGGGGACGTGAACCAGAGCCGGCTCCGAGCTGCGGGGAGGAAGCCGAGTGTCTGCAGATTCCCTCCGCTACCGTTCTCTACCGCTGAGATTCTAGAGACTCCGCCAGTCGGCTCCACAAGGAGGAGGACGGAGCACAATGTGCCCACGGCGGTGCCCACCTCTCTGCCCGGCCCGGAGGGACACAACTGCAGTAGAATCCCCAGCCCTCCGGACATACGGACCCCAGAGATGAGCCCTAATCAGAACCCGCTGCTTTCCCCCTGCGCAGCAGAGACGCCGCTGATAAGGAGACGGGCGGGAGCTCCTGACACACCGCCGGCAGCCGGGCCAGGGCAGATCCTGGTGGAGGACACCCCGGAGCATGAATACGGCCTGCGCCTCACctggaggaggaggcagggactgaTGACATTCCTGAAATCACGGGGGAGGCTGAAGAGCAACCAGATCCTGGTGAAGCCCTGA
- the FOXM1 gene encoding forkhead box protein M1, with protein MMRSSPRRPLILRRRRLNLPSQDGVGGAGSPAQGHTTVSSVIGGQKPDCGGNRGLDEPKPVSPEVDPLPAGRGSASSFAPRSPAESSSLSGVKIMGHPTIPDTQLVIIPPDSDVESIIQALTVRGKESGGPNKFILLTGNSSLHSQVERLGLQSKAEEIETIQLEATGASSLHHTPKEETEDVASSCVSSAPPVEGQELDDSLTNIHWLGKMSSDGLGPRDPKPDAAEEEEDCSPERDPIKVEEEPLVPASPQSWRVIPYERPPYSYMALIQFAINSTATKRMTLKDIYTWIEDHFPYFKHVAKPGWKNSIRHNLSLHDMFVRETPSNNNKISYWTIHPQANRCLTLDQVFKASGSSSSACSEPRPVTPEQSGVVQSVAGSTRALERKMKPLLPRIDSYLIPVQFPITQPLIFSPLETFTPDPGATDGPRSSKRVKIAPKILLEMSDPSPLVLTAPPQAEPDPAELWPTLTAQSQRVSGSRRKQQLVTPRCSEPELVLPDSSASDSGLDTEFSFLQDTHPPDGPSQLTLDGPSQLTLEGSSQLTLEGPSQLTHDEPSQLTHDGPSLLAHDGPSLLAHDGPSLLAHDGPSLLAHDGPSLLAHDGPSLLAHDGPSLLAHDGPSLLAHDGPSLLAHDGPSLLAHDGPSLLAHDGPSLLAHDGPSLLAHDGPSHLTHDEGYSFKTPVKDKFMKPPSSSTPSRLPCLQPWESPSPLTRDPLPDFSPVRIPRGAALTPFKDSYGTLSFWETPFKDLPYFGSPPDTMAALSPFSPQVETLETPTGARKQRRCSKELQVGGSTNRSLLEGLVLDTKDESLSKILLDISFGGLEEDDPGGTDSSYWGQLFNELR; from the exons ATGATGAGGTCGAGCCCCCGAAGGCCGCTAATACTGAGAAGACGGAGACTCAACCTTCCGAGTCAGGATGGTGTCGGAGGCGCAGGGAGTCCTGCACAGGGGCATACCACCGTGAGCAGCGTGATAGGGGGTCAGAAGCCGGATTGTGGGGGCAATAGAGGCCTGGATGAGCCCAAACCAGTGAGTCCAGAAGTTGATCCGCTCCCTGCCGGCAGAGGATCTGCCTCGTCCTTTGCTCCCAGATCTCCTGCTGAATCCTCCAGTCTCTCCGGGGTGAAGATCATGGGTCACCCGACCATCCCTGACACCCAGCTGGTGATCATCCCCCCGGACTCCGATGTGGAGAGCATCATCCAGGCGCTGACGGTGCGGGGGAAGGAGAGCGGTGGCCCCAACAAGTTCATCCTCCTCACCGGGAACAGCTCCCTCCACTCTCAGGTCGAGAGACTCGGACTCCAGAGCAAAGCGGAGGAAATCGAGACCATACAGCTGGAGGCCACCGGTGCTTCTTCTCTCCATCACACCCCAAAGGAGGAGACGGAGG ACGTCGCTTCGTCTTGTGTCTCGTCGGCGCCTCCTGTGGAGGGACAGGAACTGGATGACAGTCTGACCAACATACACTGGCTGGGGAAGATGAGCTCAGACGGGCTGGGACCGCGTGACCCCAAACCTGAcgccgcggaggaggaggaggactgcaGCCCTGAGAGGGACCCCATAAAG GTGGAGGAAGAACCTCTGGTTCCTGCATCCCCGCAGTCGTGGCGGGTCATCCCGTACGAGCGTCCGCCATACTCCTACATGGCCCTCATCCAGTTTGCCATTAACAGCACGGCCACCAAGAGGATGACGCTGAAGGACATCTACACGTGGATCGAGGACCACTTCCCTTACTTCAAACACGTGGCCAAACCCGGCTGGAAG AACTCCATCAGACACAACCTCTCCCTCCACGACATGTTTGTGCGCGAGACCCCCAGCAACAACAACAAGATCTCCTACTGGACCATCCATCCCCAAGCCAATCGCTGCCTGACCCTCGATCAGGTGTTCAAG GCCTCGGGCTCCTCATCCTCCGCTTGCAGTGAACCG CGGCCGGTGACCCCGGAGCAGAGCGGTGTCGTGCAGAGTGTTGCGGGCAGCACCCGGG CTCTGGAGCGAAAGATGAAGCCGCTGCTGCCGAGGATCGACTCCTACCTGATCCCCGTGCAGTTCCCGATCACGCAGCCACTGATCTTCTCTCCGCTGGAGACCTTTACTCCGGACCCGGGGGCCACAGATGGGCCCCGCAGCAGCAAACGGGTCAAGATTGCACCGAAG ATCCTGTTGGAGATGTCTGATCCTTCCCCACTGGTCCTGACAGCTCCTCCTCAGGCCGAGCCGGACCCTGCTGAGCTGTGGCCCACCCTCACTGCTCAGAGCCAACGGGTGAGTGGGTCGCGAAGGAAACAGCAGCTGGTGACCCCCCGATGTTCGGAGCCGGAGCTGGTTCTCCCCGACAGCAGCGCGTCCGACTCAGGTCTGGATACAGAGTTCTCCTTCCTGCAGGACACACACCCCCCGGATGGGCCGTCCCAGCTGACCCTCGACGGGCCGTCCCAGCTGACCCTCGAAGGTTCCTCCCAGCTGACCCTCGAAGGGCCGTCCCAGCTGACCCACGACGAGCCGTCCCAGCTGACCCACGACGGGCCTTCCCTGCTCGCCCACGACGGGCCTTCCCTGCTCGCCCACGACGGGCCGTCCCTGCTCGCCCACGACGGGCCGTCCCTGCTCGCCCACGACGGGCCGTCCCTGCTCGCCCACGACGGGCCGTCCCTGCTCGCCCACGACGGGCCGTCCCTGCTCGCCCACGACGGGCCGTCCCTGCTCGCCCACGACGGGCCGTCCCTGCTCGCCCACGACGGGCCTTCCCTGCTCGCCCACGACGGGCCTTCCCTGCTCGCCCACGACGGGCCTTCCCTGCTCGCCCACGACGGGCCTTCCCTGCTCGCCCACGACGGGCCGTCCCATCTGACACACGATGAAGGCTACTCCTTCAAGACCCCCGTCAAGGACAAGTTCATGAAGCCCCCTTCTTCATCCACGCCAAGCAGACTTCCCTGCCTCCAGCCGTGGGAGTCCCCCTCTCCCCTCACCAGAGACCCTCTGCCGGATTTCAGCCCTGTCCGAATACCACGGGGCGCAGCTCTCACCCCTTTCAAGGACAGCTACGGGACCCTCAGCTTTTGGGAGACCCCTTTTAAAGATCTGCCGTATTTCGGATCCCCCCCAGATACGATGGCCGCATTGTCGCCTTTTTCCCCTCAGGTGGAAACATTGGAGACTCCGACCGGAGCTCGGAAACAAAGACGCTGCTCCAAGGAGCTGCAGGTAGGGGGCTCCACTAACCGCTCGCTGCTGGAGGGGCTGGTGCTGGACACGAAGGATGAGAGCCTCAGTAAGATCCTCCTGGACATCAGCTTTGGGGGGCTGGAGGAGGATGACCCCGGCGGCACGGACAGCTCCTACTGGGGGCAGCTGTTCAATGAGCTCCGATAG